A single window of Deinococcus sp. KSM4-11 DNA harbors:
- a CDS encoding type III polyketide synthase, translated as MTFPPVPVVRALVTGTPPHPTPQAEIREAARTLFPRMAARPHMLDVFDNAQIDTRALARPLEWYLHPRGFGEKNDVFLQEARTLIRRLAAEALAQAQVAPGDVDAVVVVNTSGLSTPSLDADLIGALGLNRHAARLPVWGLGCAGGAAGLARAADLVRAGFRRVLYVAVELCSLTLVKGDESKSNFVGTALFSDGGAALVVTAPDVPGPPPLAAIHGAYSTLIEHSEDIMGWDIVDDGLKVRFSRDIPTLVRGMMQENVQEALTAHGWCREQVQTYVVHPGGVKVLGAYEEALALPDGALDASRRVLRDYGNMSSVTVLFVLHETLKAAPTGRALLSAMGPGFSAEHVLLEFPGT; from the coding sequence ATGACCTTTCCCCCCGTACCGGTCGTGCGCGCCCTGGTGACCGGCACGCCGCCACACCCGACCCCGCAGGCCGAGATCCGCGAGGCGGCCCGCACGCTGTTCCCGCGCATGGCCGCGCGCCCACACATGCTCGACGTGTTCGACAACGCGCAGATCGACACGCGCGCCCTGGCCCGCCCGCTGGAGTGGTACCTGCACCCGCGCGGCTTCGGTGAGAAGAACGACGTATTCCTCCAAGAGGCCCGCACGCTGATCCGGCGGCTGGCCGCCGAGGCGCTCGCTCAGGCCCAGGTCGCGCCCGGTGACGTGGACGCGGTGGTCGTTGTGAACACCAGCGGCCTGAGCACGCCCAGCCTGGACGCCGACCTGATCGGTGCCCTGGGTCTCAACCGGCATGCGGCGCGGCTGCCCGTGTGGGGCCTGGGCTGCGCGGGCGGCGCGGCTGGACTGGCCCGCGCGGCGGATCTGGTGCGCGCGGGCTTCCGGCGGGTGCTGTACGTGGCGGTGGAACTGTGCTCCCTGACCCTGGTGAAGGGCGACGAGTCGAAGAGTAACTTTGTGGGCACCGCCCTGTTCTCGGATGGGGGGGCGGCCCTCGTGGTCACCGCGCCGGACGTGCCCGGCCCGCCGCCGCTGGCCGCGATCCACGGCGCGTATTCCACGCTGATCGAGCACAGCGAGGACATCATGGGCTGGGACATCGTGGACGACGGCCTGAAGGTGCGCTTCTCCCGCGACATCCCCACCCTGGTGCGCGGCATGATGCAGGAGAACGTGCAGGAGGCGCTCACGGCACACGGCTGGTGTCGCGAGCAGGTGCAGACCTACGTGGTGCATCCCGGCGGCGTGAAGGTGCTGGGAGCCTACGAGGAGGCGCTGGCACTGCCGGACGGGGCGCTCGATGCCAGCCGCCGCGTGTTGCGCGACTACGGCAACATGAGCAGCGTGACCGTGCTGTTCGTGCTACACGAGACCCTGAAAGCAGCGCCGACTGGCCGTGCGCTGCTCAGTGCGATGGGGCCGGGGTTCAGCGCGGAGCACGTCCTGCTGGAGTTTCCCGGAACGTAG
- a CDS encoding heme-binding domain-containing protein, translating to MRLTTRQRLLPRLLLGLVAVFVLIQFVPYGHAHSNPPVAATPPWSDPDTKALFVRACADCHSNATVWPWYSNVAPVSWLLQRHVTEGRERFNINAQGFGRQSDEAAKAVRGGSMPDRSYLPLHPAARLTAAERNQLADGLEMTFGGQDGSGDSP from the coding sequence ATGCGCCTGACCACCCGCCAGCGGCTGCTGCCCCGGCTCCTGCTGGGCCTCGTGGCCGTGTTCGTGCTGATCCAGTTCGTGCCGTACGGACATGCCCACAGCAATCCGCCGGTTGCCGCCACACCGCCGTGGAGCGACCCGGACACCAAGGCGCTGTTCGTGCGGGCCTGCGCCGACTGTCACAGCAACGCCACCGTGTGGCCGTGGTACTCGAACGTCGCGCCGGTCTCATGGCTGCTCCAGCGGCACGTGACCGAGGGCCGTGAGCGGTTCAACATCAACGCCCAGGGGTTTGGGCGCCAGTCCGACGAGGCCGCGAAGGCCGTCCGCGGCGGCAGCATGCCCGACCGTTCGTACCTGCCCCTGCATCCGGCCGCACGCCTGACCGCCGCCGAACGCAACCAGCTCGCCGACGGCCTGGAGATGACCTTTGGAGGACAGGACGGCAGCGGCGACAGCCCCTGA
- a CDS encoding cation-translocating P-type ATPase produces the protein MTTSTPAHLPRAEAPASRRFVLTPQLRAAVTLTGLTLLGLLIGLAGEYLLHVPAVMWGGYLVAYLAGGIPAGREALHSLFVEKKLDVDLLMVLAALGAASIGQAADGAILLFLFSLSNTLQDWAMGRTSSAIQALMNLNPEGATVRRDGVEKWCQLGEIRIGDVLVVKPGERIAADARVTRGTTSVDESPITGESVPIDKAPGAALASGTVNLNGSVEAEVTRPAGESTLARLVSLMEEAQTQKSRTESVTERWESPYALIVLLSVPLVYALLRYGFTLPVDQAWYRAMTFMVVASPCAVVISTPAVMLSAMAAAARHGVLFKSSAALDALAGVQTVAFDKTGTLTQAKMTLTQIVADDEGATLALAAGLEGHSEHPIAQAIVTAARERHAAPEHVQDAQAIPGHGIEAVDEQGQKVWAGNLRLAQRENAVLSAGQRAALTTLNGEGSSTVIIGRGSAVLGIMGVADALRPGIAQAIQGLRSSGIAHPVMLTGDKQEVAQTVAASLGLTEFRAELLPEDKLRIIGELPGPVAMVGDGVNDAPALARADLGVAVASGTDVAIESADVVLMQNDLGKLAGAVRLARAARRTVITNLAFAFGIILIVAPLAVAGKVPLPLGVVAHEGGTVFVVFMGLRLLTYRL, from the coding sequence TTGACCACCTCCACCCCTGCCCACCTTCCCCGCGCCGAGGCTCCAGCCTCCAGGCGGTTCGTCCTGACTCCCCAACTCCGCGCGGCCGTCACCCTGACCGGCCTGACCCTGCTGGGCCTCCTGATCGGTCTGGCCGGGGAATACCTCCTGCACGTCCCCGCCGTCATGTGGGGCGGGTACCTCGTCGCGTACCTCGCGGGCGGCATTCCCGCCGGGCGCGAGGCGCTGCACTCGCTGTTCGTCGAGAAGAAACTGGACGTGGACCTGCTGATGGTGCTGGCCGCCCTGGGGGCCGCGAGCATCGGACAGGCGGCAGACGGCGCGATTCTGCTGTTCCTGTTCTCGCTGAGCAACACCCTCCAGGACTGGGCAATGGGCCGCACGTCCAGCGCCATCCAGGCCCTGATGAACCTGAACCCGGAAGGTGCGACCGTCCGCCGGGACGGCGTGGAGAAGTGGTGCCAGCTGGGCGAGATCAGGATTGGCGACGTGCTGGTCGTGAAACCCGGTGAGCGGATCGCCGCCGATGCCCGCGTGACAAGGGGAACCACCAGCGTGGACGAGAGTCCCATCACCGGCGAGAGCGTGCCCATCGACAAGGCCCCCGGCGCGGCCCTGGCCTCGGGCACCGTGAACCTGAACGGCAGCGTCGAGGCCGAGGTCACGCGCCCCGCCGGCGAGAGCACCCTGGCCCGGCTGGTGTCGCTGATGGAGGAAGCGCAGACGCAGAAGAGCCGCACGGAGAGCGTCACCGAGCGCTGGGAGAGCCCGTACGCGCTGATCGTGCTGCTCAGCGTGCCGCTGGTATATGCGCTGCTGCGGTATGGCTTCACGCTGCCCGTCGATCAGGCGTGGTACCGCGCGATGACGTTCATGGTGGTCGCCTCGCCCTGCGCGGTCGTGATCTCGACGCCCGCCGTGATGCTCTCCGCCATGGCCGCCGCCGCGCGGCACGGCGTGCTGTTCAAGAGTTCGGCGGCGCTGGACGCACTGGCCGGCGTGCAGACCGTCGCCTTCGACAAGACTGGCACCCTGACCCAGGCCAAGATGACCCTCACGCAGATCGTCGCGGACGATGAGGGGGCGACGCTTGCCCTGGCCGCCGGGCTGGAAGGGCACAGCGAGCATCCCATCGCGCAGGCGATCGTGACGGCCGCCCGCGAGCGCCACGCCGCGCCAGAGCACGTGCAGGACGCGCAGGCCATTCCCGGTCACGGAATCGAGGCGGTCGACGAGCAGGGTCAGAAGGTCTGGGCGGGCAACCTGCGGCTCGCGCAGCGCGAGAACGCCGTGCTGAGCGCCGGGCAGCGGGCGGCCCTCACGACCCTGAACGGCGAGGGCAGTTCCACAGTGATCATCGGGCGCGGCAGCGCCGTGCTGGGCATCATGGGCGTCGCAGACGCGCTGCGGCCTGGGATCGCCCAGGCCATCCAGGGCCTGCGGAGCAGCGGAATCGCGCACCCCGTCATGCTCACCGGCGACAAGCAGGAGGTCGCCCAGACGGTCGCGGCCAGCCTGGGCCTCACCGAATTCCGCGCCGAACTGCTCCCCGAGGACAAGCTCCGCATCATCGGGGAACTGCCCGGCCCGGTCGCGATGGTCGGGGACGGCGTGAACGACGCGCCCGCCCTGGCACGCGCCGACCTGGGGGTGGCCGTGGCCAGCGGCACCGACGTGGCCATCGAGAGTGCAGACGTCGTGCTGATGCAGAACGACCTGGGCAAACTCGCAGGCGCGGTGCGGCTGGCCCGCGCGGCGCGGCGTACCGTCATCACCAACCTCGCATTCGCGTTCGGGATCATCCTGATCGTCGCGCCCCTGGCAGTGGCCGGAAAGGTGCCGCTGCCGCTGGGCGTAGTGGCCCACGAGGGGGGCACGGTGTTCGTGGTGTTCATGGGCCTGCGCCTCCTGACGTACCGGCTGTGA
- a CDS encoding CoA transferase — MPGPLQGFTVVTLALNVPGPVAAASLRDDGARIVKIEPPAGDPLAWMAPGWYANLHQGVEVRPLNLKTPEGTTDLLSLLTGADLLLTSFRPSALERLGLGRTLLDDRYPALCRVLIVGDRRAPEEPGHDLTYQVEAGLIDPAVPVMPRTLLADMVGSREAYAAALALLLGRERGSAARERVVGLADAARFAAQPFTVGLTAPGGMLSGAQNIYRLYRTADGWVAAAPLEARFAQRWAEVIGPDAGSVIARHPTAHWLTLARANDLPLVAVEARES; from the coding sequence ATGCCCGGCCCGCTGCAAGGCTTCACGGTCGTCACCCTCGCGCTGAACGTGCCCGGCCCGGTCGCGGCGGCCAGTCTGCGGGATGACGGCGCACGGATCGTGAAGATCGAACCCCCGGCAGGCGATCCGCTGGCCTGGATGGCTCCCGGCTGGTACGCGAACCTGCACCAGGGCGTCGAGGTGCGGCCCCTGAACCTGAAGACGCCCGAAGGAACGACGGACCTGCTGAGCCTGCTGACTGGCGCCGACCTGCTGCTCACGTCGTTCCGGCCGTCGGCCCTGGAGCGCCTCGGGCTGGGACGAACCCTGCTGGACGACCGCTACCCGGCCCTGTGCCGCGTGCTGATCGTGGGCGACCGCCGTGCACCGGAGGAACCCGGCCATGATCTGACGTATCAGGTGGAGGCGGGCCTGATTGACCCGGCCGTGCCGGTCATGCCGCGCACGCTGCTGGCCGACATGGTCGGAAGCCGCGAGGCCTACGCGGCGGCGCTGGCGCTGCTGCTGGGCCGCGAGCGCGGATCGGCGGCGCGCGAGCGGGTGGTGGGGCTGGCCGACGCCGCCCGCTTCGCCGCGCAGCCGTTCACGGTGGGCCTGACCGCGCCGGGCGGCATGCTGTCGGGCGCGCAGAACATCTACCGCCTGTACCGCACGGCCGACGGCTGGGTGGCCGCTGCGCCCCTGGAAGCCCGCTTCGCGCAGCGCTGGGCCGAGGTCATCGGACCCGATGCTGGGTCGGTCATCGCGCGGCATCCAACCGCGCACTGGCTGACGCTCGCGCGGGCAAACGACCTGCCGCTGGTGGCGGTGGAAGCACGAGAGTCCTGA
- a CDS encoding DUF664 domain-containing protein: MPDLLLSNRPGFTPMIARLVGMMEYARATTLQAVQGLSVEELDLIPPEFGNSAGMLLEHFAAVEAYYQHATFDHPADPETLLDPRWLPGLDLGTRGREAIRGRPLRHYLTQLAEVRAETLRRFAVHDDAWLDEPLALWSTTGNRHFMWFHVFEDELNHRGQIRLIHKFIPRLRTRGLLGAGFEALSDGVGLRCTVVQEGGPADLAGLRVGDVVLDYDGLDMTGTLYDEVPLVQAAGVTSRFRVQREGGVHDLTVTRGARPG, encoded by the coding sequence ATGCCCGACCTGCTGCTCTCCAACCGGCCCGGTTTCACCCCCATGATCGCGCGGCTGGTCGGCATGATGGAGTACGCCCGCGCGACGACTCTGCAGGCGGTGCAGGGCCTGAGCGTGGAGGAACTCGACCTGATTCCACCGGAGTTCGGAAACAGTGCGGGCATGCTGTTGGAACACTTCGCGGCGGTGGAGGCCTACTACCAGCACGCGACGTTCGACCACCCCGCCGATCCGGAAACGCTCCTCGATCCACGCTGGCTGCCGGGGCTCGACCTGGGCACACGGGGCCGCGAGGCGATCCGGGGTCGTCCGCTGCGGCATTACCTGACGCAGCTCGCGGAGGTGCGTGCCGAGACGCTGCGGCGGTTCGCCGTGCACGACGACGCCTGGCTGGACGAGCCGCTGGCGCTGTGGAGCACCACAGGCAACCGGCATTTCATGTGGTTCCACGTGTTCGAGGACGAGCTGAACCACCGGGGGCAGATCCGCCTGATTCACAAGTTCATTCCCCGCCTGCGCACCCGTGGACTGCTGGGCGCGGGCTTCGAAGCCCTGTCGGACGGCGTGGGGCTGCGCTGTACGGTGGTGCAGGAGGGTGGCCCCGCCGACCTCGCCGGCCTGCGCGTGGGGGACGTGGTGCTGGACTACGACGGTCTGGACATGACCGGGACGCTCTACGACGAGGTGCCGCTGGTGCAGGCGGCGGGAGTTACCAGCCGGTTCCGGGTGCAGCGGGAGGGTGGCGTGCACGACCTCACGGTGACGCGGGGGGCGCGGCCCGGCTGA
- a CDS encoding erythromycin esterase family protein, whose product MPNRTPSSPGWALTPPSAALHAFLGTLPTPPRLLGLGEPSHAIDAFPAWAHRLLRTLVEEHGYLSIAIESDAIAGLRVNDHVMTGRGTVDDVLFTGFSHGFGARPANRALVEWLRDFNTNRDPADQVRFYGFDASTETMWAASPRASLLALHGFLAAHLPALPADEATIVRLCGDDARWTNRAAAMDATQSVGADGHARSLRWLADDLQSILEAELARLSAHPDALWHARMHARTALGLLRYHAVMADAAPHRLARMLTLRDAVMADHLRALAEREAPRGPTLVFAHNQHLHRHLNQWRFGGQVLDWCPVGVRLTERLGDRYAFIVTAVGEGEGLPVPAPDTVEGWLTGQSTSPRLYATRDLLPTVPESLRRRTDTAGNHAYSPMKPEHLQQTDGVLFLPRVGPPMSTPAG is encoded by the coding sequence ATGCCAAACCGAACGCCGTCCTCGCCGGGCTGGGCACTCACCCCGCCGTCCGCTGCCCTTCACGCCTTCCTGGGCACCCTGCCCACCCCGCCCCGCCTGCTTGGCCTGGGCGAACCGAGCCACGCCATCGACGCGTTCCCAGCGTGGGCCCACCGCCTGCTCCGAACGCTGGTCGAGGAACATGGCTACCTTTCCATTGCCATCGAGAGTGATGCCATTGCTGGCCTGCGGGTGAACGACCACGTCATGACCGGCCGAGGCACCGTGGATGACGTCCTGTTTACCGGGTTCAGCCACGGCTTCGGGGCCCGGCCAGCCAACCGGGCACTGGTCGAGTGGCTGCGGGACTTCAATACGAACCGTGATCCTGCCGATCAGGTGCGGTTCTACGGCTTCGATGCCTCCACTGAGACCATGTGGGCGGCCAGCCCGCGCGCGTCCCTGCTGGCCCTCCATGGCTTCCTGGCAGCGCACCTGCCTGCGCTGCCCGCCGACGAAGCCACCATTGTCCGCCTGTGCGGAGACGACGCGCGCTGGACGAACCGGGCCGCCGCGATGGACGCCACGCAGTCCGTGGGGGCCGACGGGCACGCCCGGAGCCTGCGCTGGCTGGCCGATGACCTGCAGAGCATTCTGGAAGCGGAACTGGCCCGGCTGTCCGCGCACCCCGACGCCCTGTGGCATGCCCGCATGCACGCCCGGACGGCCCTGGGGCTGCTGCGTTATCACGCCGTGATGGCCGACGCGGCGCCCCACCGCCTGGCCCGCATGCTCACGCTGCGGGACGCGGTCATGGCCGATCACCTGCGTGCCCTGGCCGAACGTGAGGCGCCGCGCGGCCCGACCCTAGTCTTCGCCCACAACCAGCACCTGCACCGTCACCTCAACCAGTGGCGGTTCGGAGGACAGGTGCTGGACTGGTGCCCCGTCGGCGTTCGCTTGACCGAACGGCTGGGCGACCGCTACGCCTTCATCGTCACGGCCGTCGGCGAGGGCGAGGGCCTGCCGGTGCCGGCGCCGGACACCGTGGAAGGTTGGTTGACTGGGCAGTCAACGTCGCCCCGGCTGTACGCCACGCGCGACCTGCTGCCCACCGTTCCCGAGTCCCTGAGGAGACGGACGGACACGGCCGGGAACCACGCCTATTCCCCCATGAAACCCGAACACCTCCAGCAGACGGACGGGGTGCTCTTCCTCCCCAGGGTCGGGCCGCCGATGTCCACGCCGGCAGGGTGA